Below is a window of Acanthochromis polyacanthus isolate Apoly-LR-REF ecotype Palm Island chromosome 18, KAUST_Apoly_ChrSc, whole genome shotgun sequence DNA.
gccgggagggtctcgtgggccggggccggggcttgggcttgggcctgccagagggcctgggcttccgccgggagggtctcgtgggccggggccggggcttgggcttgggcctgccagagggcctgggcttccgccgggagggtctcgtgggccggggccggggcttgggcttgggcctgccagagggcctgggcttccgccgggagggtctcgtgggccggggccggggcttgggcttgggcctgccagagggcctgggcttccgccgggagggtctcgtgggccggggccggggcttgggcctgccagagggcctgggcttccgccgggagggtctcgtgggccggggccggggcttgggcttgggcctgccagagggcctgggcttccgccgggagggtctcgtgggccggggccggggcttgggcttgggcctgccagagggcctgggcttccgccgggagggtctcgtgggccggggccggggcttgggcttgggcctgccagagggcctgggcttccgccgggagggtctcgtgggccggggccggggcctgggcttgggcctgccagagggcctgggcttccgccgggagggtctcgtgggccggggcttgggcctgccagagggcctgggcttccgccgggagggtctcgtgggccggggcttgggcctgccagagggcctgggcttccgccgggagggtctcgtgggccggggcttgggcctgccagagggcctgggcttccgccgggagggtctcgtgggccggggcttgggcctgccagagggccTGGGCTTCCGCCGGGAGGGTCTCGTGGGCCGGGGCCGGGGCTTGGGCCtgggcctgccagagggccTGGGCTTCCGCCGGGAGGGTCTCGTGGGCCGGGGCTTGGGCCtgggcctgccagagggccGGGGCTTCCGCCGGGAGGGTCTCGTGGGCCGGGGCCGGGGCTTGGGCCtgggcctgccagagggccGGGGCTTCCGCCGGGAGGGTCTCGTGGGCCGGGGCTTGGGCCtgggcctgccagagggccggggcttccgccgggagggtctcgtgggccggggccggggcttgggcttgggcctgccagagggccggggcttccgccgggagggtctcgtgggccggggccggggcttgggcttgggcctgccagagggccggggcttccgccgggagggtctcgtgggccggggccggggcctgggcttgggcctgccagagggccggggcttccgccgggagggtctcgtgggccggggccggggcctgggcttgggcctgccagagggccggggcttccgccgggagggtctcgtgggccggggccggggcctgggcttgggcctgccagagggccggggcttccgccgggagggtctcgtgggccggggccggggcctgggcttgggcctgccagagggccggggcttccgccgggagggtctcgtgggccggggccggggcctgggcttgggcctgccagagggcctgggcttccgccgggagggtctcgtgggccggggccggggcctgggcttgggcctgccagagggcctgggcttccgccgggagggtctcgtgggccggggccggggcttgggcctgccagagggcctgggcttccgccgggagggtctcgtgggccggggcttgggcttgggcctgccagagggccTGGGCTTCCGCCGCGAGGGTCTCGTGGGCCGGGGCCGGGGCTTGGGCTtgggcctgccagagggcctgggcttccgccgggagggtctcgtgggccggggccggggcttgggcttgggcctgccagagggcctgggcttccgccgggagggtctcgtgggccggggccggggcttgggcttgggcctgccagagggccTGGGCTTCCGCCGGGAGGGTCTCGTGGGCCGGGGCCGGGGCCTGGGCTTGGGCCTGGCAGAGGGCCTGGGCTTCCGCCGGGAGGGTCTCGTGGGCCGGGGCTTGGGCTTGGGCCTGGCAGAGGGCCTGGGCTTCCGCCGGGAGGGTCTCGTGGGCCGGGGCTtgggcctgccagagggcctgggcttccgccgggagggtctcgtgggccggggcttgggcctgccagagggcctgggcttccgccgggagggtctcgtgggccggggcttgggcctgccagagggcctgggcttccgccgggagggtctcgtgggccggggcttgggcctgccagagggcctgggcttccgccgggagggtctcgtgggccggggcttgggcctgccagagggccTGGGCTTCCGCCGGGAGGGTCTCGTGGGCCGGGGCCGGGGCTTGGGCCtgggcctgccagagggccGGGGCTTCCGCCGGGAGGGTCTCGTGGGCCGGGGCCGGGGCTTGGGCCtgggcctgccagagggccGGGGCTTCCGCCGGGAGGGTCTCGTGGGCCGGGGCCGGGGCTTGGGCCtgggcctgccagagggccGGGGCTTCCGCCGGGAGGGTCTCGTGGGCCGGGGCCGGGGCTTGGGCCtgggcctgccagagggccggggcttccgccgggagggtctcgtgggccggggcctgggcttgggcctgccagagggccggggcttccgccgggagggtctcgtgggccggggccggggcttccgccgggagggtctcgtgggccggggccggggcctgggcttgggcctgccagagggcctgggcttccgccgggagggtctcgtgggccggggccggggcctgggcttgggcctgccagagggcctgggcttccgccgggagggtctcgtgggccggggccggggcctgggcttgggcctgccagagggccTGGGCTTCCGCCGGGAGGGTCTCGTGGGCCGGGGCCGGGGCTTGGGCCtgggcctgccagagggccTGGGCTTCCGCCGGGAGGGTCTCGTGGGCCGGGGCCGGGGCCTGGGCCtgggcctgccagagggcctgggcttccgccgggagggtctcgtgggccggggcctgggcttgggcctgccagagggcctgggcttccgccgggagggtctcgtgggccggggcctgggcttgggcctgccagagggcctgggcttccgccgggagggtctcgtgggccgggggttgggcctgccagagggccgggagggtctcgtgggccgggggttgggcctgccagagggccGGGAGGGTCTCGTGGGCCGGGGCTTGGGCCGGGAGGGTCTCGTGGGCCGGGGCTTGGGCCGGGAGGGTCTCGTGGGCCGGGGCTTGGGCCGGGAGGGTCTCGTGGGCCGGGGCTTGGGCCGGGAGGGTCTCGTGGGCCGGGGCTTGGGCCGGGAGGGTCTCGTGGGCCGGGGCTtgggcctgccagagggccGGGAGGGTCTCGTGGGCCGGGGCTTGGGCCGGGAGGGTCTCGTGGGCCGGGGCTTGGGCCGGGAGGGTCTCGTGGGCCTGGGCAAGCGACGCCTGGGGGGACGCCTCGGGGGCAAGCGACGCCTGGGGGGACGCCTCGGGGGCAAGCGACGCCTGGGGGGACGCCTCGGGGGCAAGCGACGCCTGGGGGGACGCCTCGGGGGCAAGCGACGCCTGGGGGGACGCCTCGGGGGCAAGCGACGCCTGGGGGGACGCCTCGGGGGCAAGCGACGCCTGGGGGGACGCCTCGTCACAGGCATGGAGGGCCTGCTGGGACGCCTCAGCCTTTTCTTAGTGTGCGTTATGGGACCGCGACGCCTGGGGGGACGGGGACCGCGACGCCTGGGGGACGGGGACCGCGACGCCTGGGGGACGGGGACCGCGACGCCTGGGGGGACGGGGACCGCGACGCCTGGGGGGACGGGGACCGCGACGCCTGGGGGGACGGGGACCGCGACGCCTGGGGGGACGGGGACCGCGACGCCTGGGGGGACGGGGACCGCGACGCCTGGGGGGACGGGGACCGCGACGCCTGGGGGACGGGGACCGCGACGCCTTGTCACAGGCATGGAGGGCCTGCTGGGACGCCTCAGCCTTTTCTTAGTGTGCGTTATGGGCCATCTCATCCGCGGGGGACGGGGACCGCGACGCCTGGTCACAGGCATGGAGGGCCTGCTGGGACGCCTCAGCCTTTTCTTAGTGTGCGTTATGGGCCATCTCATCCGCGGCGGACGGGGACCGCGACGCCTGGTCACAGGCATGGAGGGCCTGCTGGGACGCCTCAGCCTTTTCTTAGTGTGCGTTATGGGCCATCTCATCCGCGGCGGACGGGGACCGCGACGCCTGGTCACAGGCATGGAGGGCCTGCTGGGACGCCTCAGCCTTTTCTTAGTGTGCGTTATGGGCCATCTCATCCGCGGCGGACGGGGACCGCGACGCCTGGTCACAGGCATGGAGGGCCTGCTGGGACGCCTCAGCCTTTTCTTAGTGTGCGTTATGGGCCATCTCATCCGCGGCGGACGGGGACCGCGACGCCTGGGGGGACGGGGACCGCGACGCCTGGGGGGACGGGGACCGCGACGCCTGGGGGGACGGGGACCGCGACGCCTGGGGGGACGGGGACCGCGACGCCTGGGGGGACGGGGACCGCGACGCCTGGGGGGACGGGGACCGCGACGCCTGGGGGGACGGGGACCGCGACGCCTGGGGGGACGGGGACCGCGACGCCATGTCACAGGCATGGAGGGCCTGCTGGGATGCCTCAGCCTTTTCTTAGTGTGCGTTATGGGCCATCTCATCCAATGGGGACCGAGACGCCTGGGCTTTTTCTTAGTGCGAGTTTTGGGTTTTGTCAATGGGGATGTTGTCTGATCATCACAAGGTGTTACAGTTGACAcaactgttgttgttgtggtcatGCTGGTGAGACAGACAGTGGTGGCTTGATCATACAGGGTGGTTGTTTCATCATCACAAGGTTCATCTGTTGGAACTGTAACAGTCTCAACTCTTTTAGTAGTTGTATCAGAATAGTGGTTATCCCAAATACCAAAATATTGTGggtagtcctcacatggaggtTCCACTGTTCCCATCATTTTAGTCTCCACAGTCCTATGTGTTGGTTCCGCATTGAATGAATGAGGATTCACCACCTGGTCCCACTGGTCCTGCAGACCTCTGCGCCGACGATCCGGCCCATCTCCTCTGGCTGCACTGAAACAAGCCGCCAGCATCGTGCACGTCTCCCCAGCCGAGTCCAAATAGATCACTTCAAACGTGGAGTCCTGCACAACATTCAGCTGTTACTTCTCCACCCAACTTACATAAACTGGATGGTGGATCTATCTCTCCTTACCTTGTCTGCCGGTGTGGAGATCTGCACCAACACTGGTCCTGGAGTAGTGCTGGTCTGCACCCTCCCAACCACCACGTCTTTCCCCAGAGCCTTCACCTTCTGCAGTCTGCTTCCCAGAGGCAGTTTCACAGCCACATCTGTGCTCTGGCAGCTCACTGCTGGCAGGCTCAACGTTGCAGGATCCTCACAGGTGACCACAGCTGTCATGTTCTCCCGCAGCAGGTGGTCGAAGTAACGCAGCTTCAGCTGGTGGAACCACGTTCCGTTtgaaacctgtggaacaaaccaaGACATCACCAGTTGGTCATTATCTCAGGAGTTCCACCTTTTCACTGAGTATAAACTCAGTGACAAACTGAGCTTCCAGGGATTTACCTGTGATGACACATGGCAGCTGGTGTAAGGCAGCTTCAGCAGCAACCACGGCCCCACGGTCCCAACAGAACCACCACATCCCTGCTGCAGCGACGGCAACCTCCCATCTGCACAGACATCAGAACCAACAGGTTACAGGTCACATTATCTCAGATGGAAACACAGCGGCTGCATGAGGCCGACGTGGTTCCAGACAAACAGTTCACCTTGGAGACTTTCCAGGCGAGTCAGTCTGAAGGTAACAGGTGGATCCACTGATGGAGCTGCACGAGGCTTCAGTGCTCTGAAAGTCTCTTTAGACTCCCCAAGAAACATCAACCCAACAGCTGCCTTCATCTTGGAGCTACcacaacttctaatgaaatcatcttcaaccaacaaactacactgAGTTCAGGGAATTAGTTCCTTCTCTCCAAGCAAAGccattttatttactgcatttGTAGCAGAAACAACTTGAAGCTCATTCCTCACAGCTCACTTCTTCAAACTAGCATTTCCTCATTGAAACAGGAATCAAACTGTTCTTGAAttcatttccttgaaaacgtagcttttaaacagcagcaggtggaTGAATCAAACTCACCTTGCAGACGCAGGTCAGAGTGTCGGATGAGCGACAAGCGAACAGAGAGGGACGTGTTGCTGCAGAGAAACTGTGGTCGGCCCAAATCTGATTCGTCTGCAGCATCTGCAAcacaaatgttcactttttacactttcatcATGTGGCCACATTTCCCTCCAagctctgctctctgctcaCTTCCACCTGCTGTTTGTCCCGCCCTCTCTTACCTGAGCTCAGCTCAAGCACCAGCATTTTTACCTTTCACAAACTTCCACACCGGCACCGGCAGGAAGCCTCCTCCGCTGCGGGTCTCCATCGGCGGCTCGGAGTCCGAGAACAGCGCCTCAGAGCCGGCCAAAGCTCCGTGTGCGTCCCGACGCGGTTCCTCTGCCGTGGTGAGCCGGGCTAGAAGCACCAAAGCGGGCCAAACCCAGGCCATCATCAGCCCGGGACCCACCAACATGCTCCGGTCCACTGAGCTGCTCTCTGCCCGCCGGGAAGCACCGAAGAGCtggaagctgctgcagactgCTGCCTCACCTGAGGATGATAAAGCTGCTCAGCACCTGGAGCCGCCTGCTGATTGGATAATTAGAGGAGGAACCTGAGCCGCTgctctcagcagctgaagctcttTCACTTCTAATTGTCCACTTTATTGAAGTCCTGGCGGTGAAACAGGGTCACCAtcccaacaacagcaacaaggAAACTCCTTTTCACTGTGGCCCAAAGAGTGCAGACATGAAACAGAAAACCCTGCAGCTAAATTCAGGACAAGTGGAAACACTGAAATGAACAGAGAAGAACAGTCCTGCAGTCAGAAAGCCAGCATGAGTGGATCATCTCCTTTAAGGTGTCTCTGCAGGTTTAAACAATGACACTTCTCATCACTCATGCTGCTGTTCATGTCGGATTGTAAATTAATTCTCATATTATAGTGCATTTTGCCACAAGTTGCTCAACACAGTGCAATCTTTTGTATTTGTCATCACACATGTCAGAGGtgggatgtgagctggaggagaagcagaaattctggttggaccttgatgaagtgatgcagagcatccctagaagtgagagagttgtcattggtgcagacttcaatggacatgttggtgcaggaaa
It encodes the following:
- the LOC127530965 gene encoding serine/arginine repetitive matrix protein 1-like; this encodes MFIAITERAESGRRWIRGQQQGQGCRVFTGEAAVCSSFQLFGASRRAESSSVDRSMLVGPGLMMAWVWPALVLLARLTTAEEPRRDAHGALAGSEALFSDSEPPMETRSGGGFLPVPVWKFVKDAADESDLGRPQFLCSNTSLSVRLSLIRHSDLRLQDGRLPSLQQGCGGSVGTVGPWLLLKLPYTSCHVSSQVSNGTWFHQLKLRYFDHLLRENMTAVVTCEDPATLSLPAVSCQSTDVAVKLPLGSRLQKVKALGKDVVVGRVQTSTTPGPVLVQISTPADKDSTFEVIYLDSAGETCTMLAACFSAARGDGPDRRRRGLQDQWDQVVNPHSFNAEPTHRTVETKMMGTVEPPCEDYPQYFGIWDNHYSDTTTKRVETVTVPTDEPCDDETTTLYDQATTVCLTSMTTTTTVVSTVTPCDDQTTSPLTKPKTRTKKKPRRLGPHWMRWPITHTKKRLRHPSRPSMPVTWRRGPRPPRRRGPRPPRRRGPRPPRRRGPRPPRRRGPRPPRRRGPRPPRRRGPRPPRRRGPRPPRRRGPRPPRMRWPITHTKKRLRRPSRPSMPVTRRRGPRPPRMRWPITHTKKRLRRPSRPSMPVTRRRGPRPPRMRWPITHTKKRLRRPSRPSMPVTRRRGPRPPRMRWPITHTKKRLRRPSRPSMPVTRRRGPRPPRMRWPITHTKKRLRRPSRPSMPVTRRRGPRPPGVAVPVPPGALHACDEASPQASLAPEASPQASLAPEASPQASLAPEASPQASLAPEASPQASLAPEASPQASLAPEASPQASLAQAHETLPAQAPAHETLPAQAPAHETLPALWQAQAPAHETLPAQAPAHETLPAQAPAHETLPAQAPAHETLPAQAPAHETLPAQAPAHETLPALCR